In Plasmodium knowlesi strain H genome assembly, chromosome: 7, one DNA window encodes the following:
- a CDS encoding ADP-ribosylation factor, putative, whose translation MGNAVTSFMRDCCDRFFRKQIIFQIRICGPAQSGKTTLVKYLVHSRFLKVKPTEGLVPEKIDFEEFSVIIWDSRYSIEDDASINRLDIDAVIYCIDLSDHGRLKIAKRGFYKVLQDYNHIDDFLVVASKQDRKSCMLLQHVRSELKIDHIVDRNCHLAECSSKTGHGVEPAMNWLFNQLMNRRKRNLCFIK comes from the exons ATGGGTAATGCTGTGACGTCATTCATGCGAGATTGCTGCGACAGGTTTTTTCGTAAACAGATAATTTTCCAAATTCGAATTTGTGGCCCAGCGCAAAGTGGGAAAACCACTCTAGTCAAGTACCTTGTTCATAGCCGATTTTTGAAGGTCAAACCGACGGAAG GCCTCGTGCCGGAAAAAATCGACTTTGAAGAATTTTCAGTCATCATATGGGACTCCCGTTATAGCATAGAGGACGAC GCGTCTATTAACAGGCTAGACATCGACGCGGTCATTTACTGCATCGATCTCTCCGACCACGGGAGGTTAAAgatag CGAAAAGAGGATTCTACAAGGTACTGCAGGACTACAACCACATTGATGACTTCCTAGTCGTGGCCAGCAAGCAAGACAGAAAGAGCTGCATGCTTCTACAGCATGTGAGGAGCGAGCTAAAGATTGACCACATCGTTGATAGGAACTG CCACTTAGCAGAATGCTCTTCGAAAACTGGACACGGTGTGGAGCCCGCCATGAACTGGCTCTTCAATCAGCTAATGAATCGTCGCAAGCGGAATTTGTGTttcataaaataa
- a CDS encoding chaperone, putative yields MNKVKYVPLLWRHKAVLNTTGRRRYHHNINNLEKIFYSSGKYTNTARRITCHKCHCDISLDVVPLSCETCSALLHVDAFKQFNFFELFGLQATYDIDKGHLKQKFNNIQKLYHPDKHAQNEQLEQINEVSSYLNSAYKTLQNDVDRALYLLSIQYNYKIPEEENLEDSEFLAEIVQVNERIGDPEANITLMTKEYKDKYEEHIEKIKLYFDKGDFEHILMALKKLKFINRILDRLQNV; encoded by the exons ATGaataaagtaaaatatgTACCCCTGTTGTGGAGACACAAGGCGGTACTTAACACGACGGGGCGTAGACGGTATCATCATAACATTAAcaatttggagaaaatattttactcAAGTGGGAAAT ACACGAATACCGCTAGGCGTATAACGTGCCACAAGTGCCACTGTGACATCAGCCTTGACGTGGTTCCCCTCAGTTGTGAA ACCTGTAGCGCCCTGCTCCACGTTGATGCATTCAAACAGTTTAACTTTTTTGAGCTCTTTGGCCT ACAAGCCACCTACGACATAGACAAAGGACacttaaaacaaaaatttaacaACATACAAAAGCTGTATCACCCCGACAAACATGCGCAAAATGAGCAG CTTGAACAGATAAACGAAGTCTCCAGCTACCTGAACAGTGCATACAAAACTTTGCAGAATGATGTGGATCGAGCCCTCTACTTGTTGAGTATCCAATACAACTATAAG ATCCCGGAGGAAGAGAACCTAGAGGATAGCGAGTTCCTCGCAGAAATTGTCCAG GTGAACGAACGGATTGGAGACCCCGAAGCAAATATTACCCTGATGACCAA GGAGTATAAGGATAAGTACGAGGAAcacattgaaaaaattaaactttATTTTGATAAAGGG GATTTTGAGCATATATTGATGGCcctaaaaaaattgaagttCATAAATAGAATACTGGACCGCCTTCAAAACGTTTGA